From one Streptomyces mobaraensis genomic stretch:
- the gap gene encoding type I glyceraldehyde-3-phosphate dehydrogenase, protein MTIRVGINGFGRIGRNYFRALLEQGADIEIVGVNDLTDNATLVHLLKYDSILGRLDAEVSHTDDSITVGNQTFKTMAERDPANLPWGELGADIVIESTGIFTKREDAAKHLAAGAKKVLISAPAKNEDITIVMGVNQDKYDAANHHVISNASCTTNCVAPMAKVLDESFGIVKGMMTTVHAYTNDQRILDFPHSDLRRARAAAENIIPTSTGAAKATALVLPQLKGKLDGIAMRVPVPTGSVTDLVLELERETTKEEINAAFQKAAEGQLKGILEYTEDPIVSSDIVNWPASCTFDSLLTMVQGKQVKVVGWYDNEWGYSNRLVDLTVFVGGQL, encoded by the coding sequence GTGACGATCCGCGTAGGCATCAACGGCTTTGGCCGTATCGGTCGAAACTACTTCCGTGCGCTCCTGGAGCAGGGTGCGGACATCGAGATTGTCGGTGTCAACGACCTGACCGACAATGCCACTCTCGTCCACCTGCTGAAGTACGACTCGATCCTGGGCCGTCTGGACGCCGAGGTCAGCCACACCGACGACTCGATCACCGTCGGTAACCAGACCTTCAAGACGATGGCCGAGCGCGACCCCGCCAACCTGCCCTGGGGCGAGCTGGGCGCCGACATCGTCATCGAGTCCACCGGCATCTTCACCAAGCGCGAGGACGCCGCCAAGCACCTCGCCGCCGGCGCGAAGAAGGTCCTCATCTCGGCCCCGGCCAAGAACGAGGACATCACCATCGTGATGGGCGTCAACCAGGACAAGTACGACGCGGCCAACCACCACGTCATCTCCAACGCCTCCTGCACCACCAACTGTGTGGCGCCGATGGCCAAGGTCCTCGACGAGAGCTTCGGCATCGTCAAGGGCATGATGACGACGGTCCACGCGTACACCAACGACCAGCGCATCCTGGACTTCCCGCACAGCGACCTGCGCCGTGCCCGCGCCGCCGCCGAGAACATCATCCCCACCTCGACGGGCGCCGCCAAGGCCACCGCCCTGGTCCTCCCGCAGCTCAAGGGCAAGCTGGACGGCATCGCCATGCGCGTCCCGGTCCCGACCGGCTCGGTCACCGACCTCGTCCTGGAGCTCGAGCGCGAGACCACCAAGGAAGAGATCAACGCCGCCTTCCAGAAGGCCGCCGAGGGCCAGCTGAAGGGCATCCTCGAGTACACCGAGGACCCGATCGTCTCCTCGGACATCGTCAACTGGCCGGCCTCCTGCACCTTCGACTCCCTGCTGACCATGGTCCAGGGCAAGCAGGTCAAGGTCGTCGGCTGGTACGACAACGAGTGGGGCTACTCCAACCGTCTGGTGGACCTCACCGTCTTCGTCGGCGGTCAGCTCTGA
- the pgi gene encoding glucose-6-phosphate isomerase, whose translation MNAEARHRLDRTPEWNALAKHREELGEVHLRELFADDPRRAERYALTVGDLYVDYSKHLVTDDTLRLLRELAKATGVAELRDAMFRGEKINTTEGRAVLHTALRAPESAVVEVDGENVVPAVHAVLRKMRDFAGRIRSGEWKGHTGKRIRNVVNIGIGGSDLGPAMAYEVLRPYADRDLTLRFVSNVDGADLHEAVRDLDPAETLFIVASKTFTTIETVTNATSAREWLLAGLGAGEDAVAKHFVALSTNAEKVADFGIDTANMFEFWDWVGGRYSYDSAIGLSLMIAIGPDRFQEMLDGFHLVDEHFRTAAPEENVPLLLGLLGIWYGNFHDAQSHAVLPYSHYLSKFTAYLQQLDMESNGKSVDREGRRVAWQTGPVVWGTPGTNGQHAYYQLIHQGTKLIPADLIGFARPVDELSPALAAQHDLLMANLFAQGQALAFGKTAEEVAAEGVPAELVPHKTFRGNRPTTTILADALTPSVLGQLIALYEHKVFVQGAIWDIDSFDQWGVELGKVLAKRVEPALSEGAEVEGLDASTAALVARYRAVRGR comes from the coding sequence ATGAACGCTGAAGCCCGTCACAGGCTCGACCGCACGCCCGAGTGGAACGCGCTGGCCAAGCACCGGGAAGAGCTCGGGGAGGTGCACCTGCGCGAGCTGTTCGCGGACGACCCGCGGCGGGCCGAGAGGTACGCGCTGACCGTCGGCGACCTCTACGTCGACTACTCCAAGCACCTGGTCACCGACGACACCCTGCGGCTGCTGCGCGAGCTCGCGAAGGCGACGGGCGTGGCGGAGCTGCGGGACGCGATGTTCCGGGGCGAGAAGATCAATACGACCGAGGGCCGCGCGGTGCTGCACACCGCCCTGCGCGCGCCGGAGTCGGCCGTCGTCGAGGTGGACGGGGAGAACGTCGTCCCCGCCGTGCACGCGGTGCTGCGCAAGATGCGGGACTTCGCCGGCCGGATCCGCTCCGGGGAGTGGAAGGGCCACACCGGCAAGCGCATCCGCAACGTCGTCAACATCGGTATCGGCGGATCCGACCTCGGTCCGGCGATGGCCTACGAGGTGCTGCGGCCCTACGCCGACCGCGACCTGACGCTCCGTTTCGTCTCCAACGTGGACGGCGCGGACCTGCACGAGGCCGTGCGCGACCTGGACCCGGCCGAGACGCTGTTCATCGTGGCGTCCAAGACCTTCACCACCATCGAGACCGTCACCAACGCCACCTCCGCGCGGGAGTGGCTGCTGGCGGGTCTCGGGGCCGGTGAGGACGCCGTGGCCAAGCACTTCGTGGCGCTGTCCACCAACGCCGAGAAGGTCGCCGACTTCGGCATCGACACCGCCAACATGTTCGAGTTCTGGGACTGGGTCGGCGGCCGCTACTCGTACGACTCGGCCATCGGGCTCTCCCTGATGATCGCCATCGGCCCGGACCGCTTCCAGGAGATGCTGGACGGCTTCCACCTCGTCGACGAGCACTTCCGCACCGCGGCGCCCGAGGAGAACGTGCCGCTGCTGCTGGGCCTGCTGGGCATCTGGTACGGCAACTTCCACGACGCGCAGTCGCACGCGGTGCTGCCCTACAGCCACTACCTGTCGAAGTTCACGGCCTACCTGCAGCAGCTGGACATGGAGTCCAACGGCAAGTCCGTGGACCGGGAGGGGCGGCGTGTCGCGTGGCAGACCGGGCCGGTGGTGTGGGGGACCCCCGGCACCAACGGGCAGCACGCGTACTACCAGTTGATCCATCAGGGGACCAAGCTCATCCCCGCCGACCTGATCGGGTTCGCCCGGCCTGTGGACGAGCTGTCGCCTGCTCTTGCAGCGCAGCACGATCTGCTGATGGCCAACCTGTTCGCCCAGGGGCAGGCGCTCGCCTTCGGTAAGACGGCGGAGGAGGTGGCGGCGGAGGGGGTTCCGGCGGAGCTCGTGCCGCACAAGACGTTCCGGGGGAACCGGCCTACGACGACGATTCTCGCTGACGCTCTGACGCCGTCCGTGCTGGGGCAGTTGATCGCGCTGTATGAGCACAAGGTGTTCGTTCAGGGGGCGATCTGGGACATCGACTCGTTCGACCAGTGGGGGGTCGAGTTGGGGAAGGTGCTCGCGAAGCGGGTTGAGCCTGCTCTGAGTGAGGGGGCTGAGGTGGAGGGGCTCGACGCGTCCACCGCCGCGCTCGTCGCCCGGTACCGGGCGGTTCGGGGGCGCTGA
- the pgl gene encoding 6-phosphogluconolactonase codes for MSTAPQIVVHRDKDLMARAAAARLITKIVDAQAARGTASVVLTGGRNGNGLLAALAASPARDAVDWSRLDLWWGDERYLPDGDAERNVTQARDALLDAVDLDPARVHAMPAADGRYDDADAAAEAYAAELAAAARPEDHGPVPSFDVLLLGVGPDTHVASLFPELPGVRESDRTVIGVHGAPKPPPTRISLTLPAIRAAREVWLLAAGEDKANAVALALSGAGEVQAPAAGAYGRSRTLWLLDQPAASQLPRGLYPPASP; via the coding sequence GTGAGCACCGCGCCGCAGATCGTCGTCCACCGGGACAAGGACCTGATGGCGCGGGCCGCCGCGGCCCGGCTGATCACGAAGATCGTGGACGCCCAGGCCGCGCGCGGCACGGCCTCCGTCGTCCTCACGGGCGGGCGCAACGGCAACGGGCTGCTCGCGGCCCTCGCCGCCTCGCCCGCCCGGGACGCGGTCGACTGGTCGCGCCTCGACCTGTGGTGGGGCGACGAGCGCTACCTGCCCGACGGCGACGCCGAGCGCAACGTCACCCAGGCCCGCGACGCCCTGCTGGACGCCGTCGACCTGGACCCGGCTCGCGTGCACGCCATGCCCGCGGCCGACGGCCGGTACGACGACGCCGACGCGGCGGCCGAGGCGTACGCCGCCGAACTGGCCGCCGCGGCCCGCCCGGAGGACCACGGCCCCGTGCCCTCCTTCGACGTCCTCCTGCTGGGCGTCGGCCCGGACACCCACGTCGCGTCGCTCTTCCCCGAGCTGCCCGGCGTCCGGGAGTCCGACCGCACGGTCATCGGCGTCCACGGCGCCCCCAAGCCCCCGCCGACCCGCATCTCCCTCACGCTGCCGGCGATCCGTGCGGCGCGGGAGGTGTGGCTGCTGGCGGCGGGCGAGGACAAGGCCAACGCGGTGGCGCTGGCGCTGAGCGGGGCGGGCGAGGTCCAGGCCCCGGCCGCCGGGGCGTACGGTCGCAGCCGCACGCTGTGGCTGCTCGACCAGCCGGCGGCTTCTCAGCTGCCGCGGGGGCTGTACCCGCCGGCTTCGCCCTGA
- the whiA gene encoding DNA-binding protein WhiA gives MAMTAAVKDEISRLPVTRTCCRKAEVSAILRFAGGLHLVSGRIVIEAELDTGIAARRLRKDILEIFGHASDLVVMAPGGLRRGSRYVVRVVAGGDQLARQTGLVDGRGRPIRGLPPQVVSGATCDAEAAWRGAFLAHGSLTEPGRSSSLEVTCPGPEAALALVGAARRLQIAAKAREVRNVDRVVVRDGDAIGALLTRLGAHESVLAWEERRMRREVRATANRLANFDDANLRRSARAAVAAGARVQRALEILGEEVPEHLAAAGRLRMEHKQASLEELGALADPPLTKDAVAGRIRRLLAMADKRAQDLGIPGTESNLTELADLPEDLVDGMVKGMAG, from the coding sequence ATGGCGATGACGGCAGCGGTGAAGGACGAGATCTCCCGGCTCCCCGTCACCCGGACCTGCTGCCGGAAGGCGGAGGTCTCGGCGATCCTCCGCTTCGCCGGCGGCCTGCACCTGGTCAGCGGGCGCATCGTGATCGAGGCGGAGCTGGACACGGGCATCGCGGCCCGGCGGCTGCGCAAGGACATCCTGGAGATCTTCGGCCACGCCTCCGACCTGGTCGTCATGGCCCCCGGCGGACTGCGCCGCGGCAGCAGGTACGTGGTGCGGGTGGTGGCGGGCGGTGACCAGCTGGCCCGCCAGACCGGCCTGGTCGACGGCCGCGGCCGGCCGATCCGCGGCCTGCCCCCGCAGGTCGTCTCCGGCGCCACCTGCGACGCGGAGGCCGCCTGGCGCGGCGCCTTCCTGGCCCACGGCTCGCTGACCGAGCCCGGCCGCTCCTCCTCCCTGGAGGTCACCTGCCCCGGCCCGGAGGCGGCGCTCGCCCTGGTCGGCGCCGCCCGCCGGCTCCAGATCGCGGCCAAGGCCCGCGAGGTGCGCAACGTCGACCGGGTGGTCGTCCGCGACGGTGACGCCATCGGCGCGCTGCTCACCCGGCTCGGCGCCCATGAGTCGGTGCTCGCCTGGGAGGAGCGCCGGATGCGCCGCGAGGTGCGGGCCACCGCCAACCGGCTGGCCAACTTCGACGACGCCAACCTGCGCCGCTCCGCCCGGGCCGCCGTCGCCGCCGGGGCCCGGGTCCAGCGGGCCCTGGAGATCCTCGGCGAGGAGGTCCCCGAGCACCTCGCCGCCGCCGGCCGGCTGCGCATGGAGCACAAGCAGGCGTCCCTGGAGGAGCTGGGCGCCCTCGCCGACCCGCCGCTCACCAAGGACGCCGTGGCCGGCCGGATCCGCCGGCTGCTCGCGATGGCCGACAAGCGCGCCCAGGACCTCGGCATCCCCGGCACCGAGTCCAACCTGACCGAACTGGCCGATCTGCCGGAGGATCTGGTGGACGGCATGGTCAAGGGCATGGCCGGCTGA
- the secG gene encoding preprotein translocase subunit SecG produces MGFSIALIVFSLLMMMLVLMHKGKGGGLSDMFGGGMQSSVGGSSVAERNLDRITIVVGLLWFACIVVLGLLMKFKS; encoded by the coding sequence ATGGGGTTCTCGATCGCCCTCATCGTCTTCAGCCTGCTGATGATGATGCTGGTGCTCATGCACAAGGGGAAGGGCGGCGGCCTGTCCGACATGTTCGGCGGCGGCATGCAGTCCTCCGTCGGCGGGTCCTCGGTCGCCGAGCGCAACCTCGACCGCATCACCATCGTCGTGGGCCTGCTGTGGTTCGCCTGCATCGTGGTGCTCGGGCTGCTGATGAAGTTCAAGAGCTGA
- a CDS encoding M14 family metallopeptidase, translating into MRRRTRATLVAATLLLGGVTAAPFAHATPFAPARPDTGAADTSEAPTVWTGEVTQAQVPLLLKAGVDGHELGRPTGDRAVPVELYLTRAQADGLRGQGVKLTEKQLSPRARERLKPGGDGVFRPYSGPKGLQREVIDTGRAHPGLTKVVSIGKTVRGQDILALKLSKDAARSKDGSKPAVLYMSNQHAREWITPETTRRLMHHYLDRYGKDPRITRLVDRTELWFVLSANPDGYDHTFKSPETRFWRKNLRDNNGDGKITAGDGVDLNRNFPYKWGYDNEGSSPDPDSETYRGPAPASEPETRALDAFEKRVRFSYAVNYHSAGEMLLYGVGWQVATPTPDDVLLKSLAGTPEKSAIPGYRPQLSSELYTTNGEADGHAANVNGTLMFTPEMSTCRTASRADTSGRWDPADCPSEFAFPDDKKLIQAEFAKNLPFALSVAETAARGDRPVSVTGLSAPDFTPHAFGASFARGTGQTVAVTARKSVRDKKLNYRVDGGKTHTAVIKPWKGGKRYGGHDNVRFDEYRGTVPGAREGARVEVWFTGRTAEGKATRSKPFTYTVWHRPEADTLVIADEGGTAPARHAVTYTEALSKAGRKGLIWDVARDGTPDPLGVLSHFRTVLWYTGDNKPSGGTLLAVRDHINEGGKLITMGERAGGESRVGRADTDDFSQYYLGAYTRTPAQHPKRFAGTGPLAGVRADLADAPGNPLDAAGTYVVTSDALRSRAFPQFRSAPAGDYPGVRGAYEPWGGDWMANAAHKDRAWMRLARTVDLTGVRASAKPALGFRLSVDTEPEYDQVIVEAHTVGRDDWTTLRDTNGGTADEVPQGCSALVALHPFLKHYLTVAGDDCAARGTSGVWHRFTGSTQGWHAASFDLSSYAGKKVELAVSYVTDSGTGRRGALVDEAAVTGADRASEGFESGSLGTWKAPGAPAGSARNIGDWAASRALAHSSAAVVTPDTALLGFGLEHVRDGKQRVTLLRAALRAVHG; encoded by the coding sequence ATGAGACGCAGGACACGAGCGACCCTCGTGGCGGCAACGCTGCTCCTCGGCGGAGTCACCGCGGCACCCTTCGCACACGCCACACCCTTCGCACCCGCACGACCGGACACCGGCGCCGCCGACACCTCCGAGGCACCGACCGTATGGACCGGCGAGGTCACCCAGGCCCAGGTGCCGCTGCTGCTCAAGGCGGGCGTCGACGGGCACGAGCTGGGCCGGCCCACCGGGGACCGGGCCGTCCCGGTCGAGCTCTACCTCACCCGCGCGCAGGCCGACGGACTGCGCGGACAGGGCGTGAAGCTCACCGAGAAACAGCTGTCACCCCGCGCCCGTGAGCGCCTCAAGCCCGGGGGCGACGGCGTCTTCCGCCCGTACAGCGGCCCCAAGGGCCTCCAGCGCGAGGTGATCGACACCGGCCGGGCCCACCCGGGGCTGACCAAGGTGGTGAGCATCGGCAAGACCGTCCGCGGACAGGACATCCTCGCGCTCAAGCTCAGCAAGGACGCGGCCCGGAGCAAGGACGGCTCCAAGCCCGCCGTGCTCTACATGTCCAACCAGCACGCCCGGGAGTGGATCACCCCGGAGACCACCCGGCGGCTGATGCACCACTACCTCGACCGCTACGGCAAGGACCCGCGGATCACCCGGCTCGTGGACCGCACCGAACTGTGGTTCGTGCTCTCCGCCAACCCCGACGGCTACGACCACACCTTCAAGAGCCCCGAGACCCGCTTCTGGCGGAAGAACCTCCGCGACAACAACGGCGACGGGAAGATCACCGCGGGCGACGGCGTCGACCTCAACCGCAACTTCCCCTACAAATGGGGCTACGACAACGAGGGCTCGTCCCCCGACCCCGACTCCGAGACCTACCGCGGCCCCGCCCCCGCCTCCGAACCGGAGACCCGGGCGCTGGACGCGTTCGAGAAGCGCGTCCGCTTCTCCTACGCCGTCAACTACCACTCGGCCGGGGAGATGCTGCTCTACGGCGTCGGCTGGCAGGTCGCCACGCCCACGCCCGACGACGTCCTCCTCAAGTCCCTGGCCGGGACCCCGGAGAAGTCCGCGATCCCCGGCTACCGGCCACAGCTCTCCTCCGAGCTGTACACCACCAACGGCGAGGCGGACGGCCACGCGGCCAACGTCAACGGGACGTTGATGTTCACCCCGGAGATGTCGACGTGCCGCACCGCCTCGCGCGCGGACACCTCCGGCCGCTGGGACCCGGCCGACTGCCCGTCCGAATTCGCGTTCCCCGACGACAAGAAGCTGATCCAGGCGGAGTTCGCCAAGAACCTGCCCTTCGCCCTCTCCGTCGCCGAGACCGCCGCCCGCGGCGACCGCCCGGTCTCCGTCACCGGTCTGAGCGCCCCGGACTTCACCCCGCACGCGTTCGGCGCCTCCTTCGCGCGCGGCACCGGGCAGACCGTCGCCGTCACCGCCCGCAAGAGCGTGCGCGACAAGAAGCTCAACTACCGCGTCGACGGCGGGAAGACGCACACCGCGGTGATCAAGCCCTGGAAGGGCGGCAAGCGCTACGGCGGGCACGACAACGTCCGCTTCGACGAGTACCGGGGCACGGTCCCGGGCGCCCGCGAGGGAGCCAGGGTGGAGGTCTGGTTCACCGGGCGCACGGCCGAAGGGAAGGCCACCCGCAGCAAGCCCTTCACCTACACCGTCTGGCACCGCCCCGAGGCCGACACCCTGGTCATCGCCGACGAGGGCGGCACCGCCCCCGCCCGGCACGCCGTGACATACACCGAGGCCCTGTCCAAGGCCGGCCGCAAGGGCCTGATCTGGGACGTCGCCCGGGACGGCACCCCCGACCCGCTCGGCGTCCTCTCCCACTTCAGGACGGTCCTCTGGTACACGGGCGACAACAAGCCGAGCGGCGGCACCCTGCTCGCCGTCCGCGACCACATCAACGAGGGCGGCAAACTCATCACGATGGGGGAGCGGGCCGGCGGCGAGTCCCGCGTCGGCCGGGCCGACACCGACGACTTCTCCCAGTACTACCTGGGCGCCTACACCCGTACCCCGGCACAGCACCCCAAGCGCTTCGCCGGCACCGGACCCCTGGCCGGCGTCCGCGCCGACCTCGCCGACGCGCCCGGGAACCCGCTCGACGCCGCCGGCACCTACGTCGTCACCTCCGACGCGCTGCGCTCCCGCGCCTTCCCGCAGTTCCGCAGCGCGCCGGCCGGTGACTACCCTGGCGTCCGGGGCGCGTACGAGCCCTGGGGCGGCGACTGGATGGCCAACGCCGCGCACAAGGACCGGGCCTGGATGCGGCTCGCCCGTACCGTCGACCTGACCGGCGTCCGCGCCTCCGCCAAGCCGGCGCTCGGCTTCCGCCTCAGCGTCGACACCGAGCCCGAGTACGACCAGGTGATCGTCGAGGCGCACACCGTCGGCCGGGACGACTGGACCACCCTGCGCGACACGAACGGCGGTACGGCGGACGAGGTCCCCCAGGGCTGCTCCGCGCTGGTCGCGCTCCACCCCTTCCTCAAGCACTACCTCACCGTCGCCGGCGACGACTGCGCCGCCCGCGGCACCAGCGGCGTATGGCACCGCTTCACCGGCTCCACTCAGGGCTGGCACGCCGCCTCCTTCGACCTGAGCTCCTACGCGGGCAAAAAGGTCGAGCTGGCCGTCTCCTACGTCACCGACTCCGGCACCGGCCGCCGGGGCGCGCTCGTCGACGAGGCCGCCGTCACCGGCGCCGACCGGGCGTCCGAGGGTTTCGAGAGCGGATCACTGGGCACCTGGAAGGCTCCCGGGGCACCGGCCGGGAGCGCCCGGAACATCGGCGACTGGGCGGCCTCCCGGGCACTCGCCCACTCCTCCGCCGCCGTCGTCACCCCCGACACCGCGCTGCTGGGCTTCGGCCTGGAGCACGTGCGGGACGGTAAACAGCGCGTGACCCTGCTGCGCGCCGCACTACGCGCCGTGCACGGCTGA
- the tpiA gene encoding triose-phosphate isomerase, with the protein MSARTPLMAGNWKMNLNHLEAIAHVQKLAFALADKDFEAVEVAVLPPFTDLRSVQTLVDGDKLKIKYGAQDISAHDSGAYTGEISGPMLAKLKCSYVAVGHSERRQYHGESDELCNAKVKAAFKNGITPILCVGEGLDVRKAGNQVAYTLAQLDGGLKDVPAEQAENIVIAYEPVWAIGTGEVATPEDAQEVCGAIRGRLAELYSQELADKVRIQYGGSVKSGNVAAIMAQPDVDGALVGGAALDADEFVKIVRFRDQ; encoded by the coding sequence GTGAGTGCACGTACCCCGCTGATGGCGGGCAACTGGAAGATGAACCTCAACCACCTCGAGGCCATCGCCCACGTCCAGAAGCTCGCCTTCGCCCTCGCGGACAAGGACTTCGAGGCCGTCGAGGTCGCCGTCCTGCCGCCGTTCACCGACCTGCGCTCCGTGCAGACGCTGGTCGACGGCGACAAGCTCAAGATCAAGTACGGCGCGCAGGACATCTCCGCGCACGACTCGGGCGCGTACACCGGGGAGATCTCCGGCCCGATGCTCGCCAAGCTGAAGTGCTCCTACGTGGCCGTCGGCCACTCCGAGCGCCGCCAGTACCACGGCGAGTCGGACGAGCTCTGCAACGCCAAGGTCAAGGCCGCCTTCAAGAACGGCATCACCCCGATCCTCTGCGTCGGCGAGGGCCTGGACGTCCGCAAGGCGGGCAACCAGGTCGCGTACACCCTCGCGCAGCTCGACGGCGGCCTGAAGGACGTGCCGGCCGAGCAGGCGGAGAACATCGTCATCGCCTACGAGCCCGTCTGGGCCATCGGCACCGGCGAGGTCGCCACGCCCGAGGACGCGCAGGAGGTCTGCGGTGCCATCCGCGGCCGTCTCGCCGAGCTCTACTCGCAGGAGCTGGCCGACAAGGTCCGGATCCAGTACGGCGGCTCGGTGAAGTCCGGCAACGTCGCCGCGATCATGGCGCAGCCCGACGTGGACGGCGCCCTGGTCGGCGGTGCCGCGCTGGACGCCGACGAGTTCGTCAAGATCGTTCGCTTCCGCGACCAGTAG
- a CDS encoding phosphoglycerate kinase, whose amino-acid sequence MKTIDELVQSGVEGKRIFVRADLNVPLEGTSITDDGRIRAVAPTIAKLAEAGAKVIVASHLGRPKGAPDPAFSLAPVAVRLGEILGKDVSFATDTVGDSAKATVAALGDGEVTLLENLRFNAGETSKDDAERGAFADALASLADLYVGDGFGAVHRKHASVFDLPARLPHAAGDLIATEVGVLKKLTEDVKRPYVVILGGAKVSDKLGVIDHLLEKADRILVGGGMAYTFLKAKGHEVGISLLQEDQIPACLEYLARAEKRGVEFVLPVDVLVSADFPDLKGKTPANPDLVASDAIPADKEGLDIGPKTRELYASKLADAGTVFWNGPMGVFEHPDYANGTKAVAQGLLDSPGFTVVGGGDSAAAVRILGFDENAFGHISTGGGASLEYLEGKTLPGLAALED is encoded by the coding sequence ATGAAGACGATCGACGAACTCGTTCAGAGCGGCGTCGAGGGCAAGCGGATCTTCGTCCGCGCCGACCTCAACGTGCCCCTGGAGGGCACCTCCATCACGGACGACGGCCGCATCCGCGCCGTCGCACCGACGATCGCCAAGCTCGCCGAGGCGGGCGCCAAGGTGATCGTCGCCTCCCACCTGGGACGTCCGAAGGGCGCCCCGGACCCCGCGTTCTCACTGGCCCCCGTCGCCGTGCGGCTCGGTGAGATCCTGGGCAAGGACGTCTCGTTCGCCACCGACACGGTCGGGGACAGCGCGAAGGCCACCGTCGCCGCTCTCGGCGACGGCGAGGTCACGCTGCTGGAGAACCTCCGTTTCAACGCGGGCGAGACCAGCAAGGACGACGCCGAGCGCGGCGCGTTCGCCGACGCCCTCGCGTCGCTCGCCGACCTCTACGTCGGCGACGGCTTCGGCGCCGTGCACCGCAAGCACGCCTCGGTCTTCGACCTCCCGGCGCGCCTGCCGCACGCCGCGGGCGACCTGATCGCCACCGAGGTCGGCGTCCTGAAGAAGCTGACCGAGGACGTCAAGCGGCCGTACGTCGTGATCCTCGGCGGCGCCAAGGTCTCCGACAAGCTCGGCGTCATCGACCACCTGCTGGAGAAGGCCGACCGCATCCTCGTGGGCGGCGGCATGGCGTACACCTTCCTCAAGGCCAAGGGCCACGAGGTCGGCATCTCGCTGCTCCAGGAGGACCAGATCCCGGCCTGCCTGGAGTACCTGGCCCGGGCCGAGAAGCGCGGCGTGGAGTTCGTCCTCCCGGTGGACGTCCTGGTCTCCGCCGACTTCCCGGACCTCAAGGGCAAGACCCCGGCCAACCCGGACCTCGTCGCCTCGGACGCCATCCCGGCGGACAAGGAGGGCCTGGACATCGGCCCGAAGACCCGGGAGCTGTACGCCTCGAAGCTCGCCGACGCCGGCACCGTCTTCTGGAACGGTCCGATGGGCGTCTTCGAGCACCCCGACTACGCGAACGGCACCAAGGCCGTCGCGCAGGGCCTGCTGGACTCGCCGGGCTTCACCGTCGTCGGCGGGGGCGACTCGGCCGCGGCCGTGCGCATCCTGGGCTTCGACGAGAACGCTTTCGGCCACATCTCGACCGGCGGCGGCGCCAGCCTCGAATACCTCGAGGGCAAGACGCTCCCCGGCCTCGCCGCACTGGAGGACTGA
- a CDS encoding RNA polymerase-binding protein RbpA has product MASGNAIRGSRVGAGPMGEAERGESAPRLRISFWCSNGHETQPSFASDAQVPDTWDCPRCGFPAGQDRDNPPDPPRTEPYKTHLAYVRERRSDADGEAILAEALAKLRGEI; this is encoded by the coding sequence GTGGCAAGTGGCAACGCGATCCGAGGAAGCCGGGTCGGGGCGGGGCCGATGGGGGAGGCGGAGCGCGGCGAATCGGCACCGCGGCTGCGCATCTCCTTCTGGTGCTCCAACGGGCATGAGACACAGCCCAGCTTCGCCAGCGACGCGCAGGTGCCGGACACCTGGGACTGCCCGCGCTGCGGCTTCCCGGCCGGCCAGGACCGGGACAACCCCCCGGACCCGCCGCGCACCGAGCCCTACAAGACGCACCTCGCGTACGTCAGGGAACGGCGCAGCGACGCGGACGGCGAGGCGATCCTCGCCGAGGCGCTGGCGAAGCTGCGCGGGGAGATCTGA